The following proteins are encoded in a genomic region of Phycisphaera sp.:
- a CDS encoding phosphatidylglycerophosphatase A, with amino-acid sequence MITKPDGNLRWVTTFGLGHMRPFPGTWGSLPPLVLALLLLLVLPDGAYPLALRFVMLLVFIGFTLACVTLGDKAEARFGRKDPSQVVADETAGMALCFMLMPVVDPGWGRVGTLVMAFVFFRLMDIVKPWPAFSLQAKPGGWGVVLDDLAAGVQAALLLWITFVLSFAF; translated from the coding sequence GTGATCACCAAACCCGACGGCAACCTTCGATGGGTCACCACCTTTGGCCTGGGGCACATGCGGCCCTTCCCCGGAACGTGGGGGTCGCTGCCGCCGCTTGTGCTCGCGTTGCTGCTGTTGCTGGTGCTGCCCGATGGGGCGTACCCGCTGGCACTCCGCTTCGTGATGCTGCTGGTGTTCATCGGCTTCACGCTGGCGTGCGTAACGCTGGGCGACAAGGCCGAGGCGCGGTTCGGCCGCAAGGACCCGAGCCAGGTCGTGGCCGACGAGACGGCGGGCATGGCGCTGTGCTTCATGCTGATGCCCGTGGTCGACCCGGGGTGGGGGCGCGTCGGCACGCTCGTCATGGCGTTCGTCTTCTTCCGCCTAATGGACATCGTAAAGCCCTGGCCGGCGTTCTCGCTGCAAGCCAAGCCCGGCGGGTGGGGCGTGGTACTCGACGATCTGGCGGCGGGTGTTCAGGCGGCCCTGCTTCTGTGGATCACGTTCGTACTTTCGTTCGCGTTTTAG
- the odhB gene encoding 2-oxoglutarate dehydrogenase complex dihydrolipoyllysine-residue succinyltransferase — translation MATKIVIPEVGESITSGVVAAWSVADGDYVERDQTVLELETDKITMEVPAPAAGVIKHGAAEGDEVEVGSSVGEIDESAEKPSGGSADKAEESKQPEATAETKSESGKGEKRQESSGESKKSESTTAVKDKPAGAERAPQPRVGRETPAHATPVAEKMAGEHHIDLNDVVGTGAGGRIREQDVLAYLQSGTHSNGATSNGASHAPAANSREIHREKMTTLRQRVASRLVDAQQTAAMLTTFNEVDMTAVMGLRKQYKEDFEKKHGVGLGFMSFFVKAAVQGLKAFPLVNGFIAEDDSGKPVIQTHDYCDVAIAVAGPKGLVVPVLRNAEEMSFAGVESGIKELAGKARDGKLTIEEMTGGTFTITNGGVFGSLMSTPILNPPQSAILGMHTIKKRAVEDPDNPGSVVLRPMMYLAVSYDHRIVDGAEAVQFLVTIKNCIENPERMLIDL, via the coding sequence ATGGCAACCAAGATCGTGATCCCCGAAGTGGGCGAGTCCATCACCAGCGGCGTTGTTGCCGCGTGGAGCGTGGCCGACGGCGACTACGTCGAGCGCGACCAGACCGTGCTCGAACTGGAGACCGACAAGATTACCATGGAGGTGCCCGCGCCCGCGGCCGGCGTCATCAAGCACGGCGCGGCCGAGGGCGACGAGGTCGAAGTTGGTTCCAGCGTCGGCGAGATCGACGAGTCGGCCGAGAAGCCTAGCGGCGGCTCTGCTGACAAGGCCGAAGAGTCCAAGCAGCCCGAGGCAACGGCCGAAACCAAGTCTGAGAGTGGCAAGGGCGAGAAGCGGCAGGAGTCGTCTGGCGAATCCAAGAAGAGCGAGTCGACGACCGCGGTCAAGGACAAGCCCGCCGGCGCCGAGCGTGCGCCGCAACCACGCGTTGGTCGCGAAACGCCCGCCCACGCTACGCCCGTTGCCGAGAAGATGGCCGGCGAGCACCACATCGACCTGAACGATGTCGTCGGCACCGGCGCGGGCGGACGCATCCGCGAGCAGGACGTGCTGGCCTATCTCCAGTCGGGCACGCACAGCAACGGTGCCACGAGCAACGGCGCTTCCCACGCTCCGGCGGCCAATTCACGCGAGATCCATCGCGAGAAGATGACCACCCTGCGCCAGCGCGTCGCAAGCCGCTTGGTCGACGCCCAGCAGACCGCCGCGATGCTCACGACCTTCAACGAGGTCGATATGACCGCCGTCATGGGCCTGCGCAAGCAATACAAGGAAGACTTCGAGAAGAAGCACGGCGTGGGCCTGGGGTTCATGTCCTTCTTCGTCAAGGCCGCCGTGCAGGGGCTCAAGGCCTTCCCGCTGGTCAACGGGTTCATCGCCGAGGACGACTCGGGCAAGCCCGTCATCCAGACGCACGACTACTGCGACGTGGCGATCGCCGTCGCCGGCCCCAAGGGCCTGGTCGTGCCCGTGCTGCGCAACGCCGAGGAGATGTCCTTTGCCGGTGTCGAGAGCGGCATCAAGGAACTCGCCGGCAAAGCGCGTGACGGCAAGCTGACCATCGAGGAGATGACCGGCGGCACGTTCACCATCACGAACGGCGGCGTCTTCGGCAGCCTGATGAGCACGCCCATCCTCAACCCACCGCAGTCGGCCATCCTGGGCATGCACACTATCAAGAAGCGCGCCGTCGAGGATCCCGACAACCCGGGCAGCGTTGTGCTGCGGCCCATGATGTACCTGGCCGTCAGCTACGACCACCGCATCGTGGATGGTGCCGAGGCCGTGCAATTCCTGGTGACCATCAAGAACTGCATCGAGAACCCCGAGCGGATGCTCATCGACCTCTGA
- a CDS encoding 2-oxoglutarate dehydrogenase E1 component has protein sequence MPAGPRAVPPAVNGWNAAFLDEAYARYQENPESVAADVRAFFQGFELGGGASAPTGSGAASDDTDFNSKVDDLVFAYRDMGHLAAKLDPFGREHEPVACLELAEHGLIEADLERPINATRLGLEGPMTLGEAIERLKKTYCSSIGAEIMHVPNREERAWLVERCERHGGAIPFENGRRVHILRQLLQSEMFEKFLGRRYPGDKRFSLEGSETLIPLVNGILEHYSEHAVEEVVIGMAHRGRLNVLNNVLGKSYEQIFTEFEDTWQDENSQGGGDVKYHRGYSSERRFPNGRALHVALSSNPSHLEAVAPVVQGRTRAKQRHRGDKKRERVAPVVLHGDAAIIGQGVVAETFNFSQLEGYATGGTIHVVVNNLIGFTTSPSDGRSSRYCTDVGKIVGAPVLHVNGEDPEACVMAALIAVEYRQTFKKDILIDMLCYRRFGHNEQDEASFTQPVLYGLIKKKASVLNGYAERLREEGVITDSDMEQIRQQLDAALEQAQDAAKQSPYDPTIDPGSARWVGTTHQYTFEDKSTAVALDTLKEVCNAMGTVPDDFHVHRKLKKLLKDRKELPETGDISYADAESLAYGTLLLEGVPVRLSGQDSQRGTFSHRHAVLVDSESAENYTPLNHMRAVGESGTSLEPLQPGPDGRQAQAKFCVYDSPLSEFGIMGFEYGYALSDPNMLVVWEAQFGDFVNGAQVIIDQFLTSAELKWDRWSGLVLLLPHGYEGQGPEHSSARLERFLEACADDNIEVCYPSTAAQTFHMFRRQVRRPFRKPLVVMTPKSLIRTNTSKIEELTRGRFMEIIDDPNFASEPASDNGKKGAKPDPNAVREVVLCSGKVYWDLANRRDEIGRQDVAIMRVEQLYPLHKDLMRKVLEQYPKAERVTWAQEEPRNMGAYLFIADKMRTELRDLLPDGELHYVGRKASASPATGSKRRHKAEQEKLICEAIGPLNKDDDKKAEPTGPKLVRASA, from the coding sequence ATGCCCGCCGGACCCCGTGCAGTGCCCCCCGCCGTCAATGGTTGGAATGCCGCCTTCCTCGATGAGGCGTACGCGCGCTACCAAGAGAATCCCGAGTCGGTCGCCGCCGATGTGCGGGCGTTCTTCCAGGGCTTCGAGCTCGGCGGCGGCGCGAGCGCGCCCACCGGCTCGGGCGCAGCCTCCGATGACACCGATTTCAACTCGAAGGTCGACGACCTGGTGTTCGCCTATCGCGACATGGGCCACCTCGCGGCCAAACTCGATCCCTTCGGCCGCGAGCACGAGCCGGTGGCCTGCCTGGAATTGGCCGAGCACGGGCTGATCGAGGCCGACCTGGAACGCCCGATCAACGCCACCCGCCTCGGCCTCGAAGGGCCGATGACGCTGGGCGAGGCCATCGAGCGCCTCAAGAAAACATACTGCTCGAGCATCGGTGCCGAGATCATGCACGTGCCCAACCGCGAGGAGCGCGCCTGGCTCGTGGAGCGGTGCGAGCGTCACGGCGGGGCTATCCCATTCGAGAATGGCCGTCGCGTCCACATCCTGAGGCAGTTGCTCCAGTCCGAGATGTTCGAGAAATTCCTGGGCCGCCGCTATCCGGGCGACAAACGCTTCAGCCTCGAGGGCAGTGAAACACTCATCCCGCTGGTCAACGGCATCCTCGAGCATTACAGCGAGCACGCGGTCGAAGAGGTCGTCATCGGCATGGCCCACCGCGGCCGCCTAAACGTACTCAACAACGTGCTGGGCAAGAGCTACGAGCAGATCTTCACCGAGTTCGAGGACACCTGGCAAGACGAGAACTCCCAGGGCGGCGGCGACGTGAAGTACCACCGCGGCTACTCCAGCGAGCGACGCTTCCCCAACGGCCGCGCCCTGCACGTGGCGCTCAGCAGCAACCCCAGCCATCTCGAGGCCGTCGCGCCCGTTGTCCAGGGCCGCACGCGCGCCAAGCAGCGCCATCGTGGCGACAAGAAACGAGAGCGCGTGGCACCGGTCGTGCTCCACGGCGACGCGGCCATCATCGGCCAGGGCGTCGTTGCCGAGACGTTCAACTTCTCCCAGCTTGAGGGCTACGCCACGGGCGGCACCATCCATGTGGTGGTCAACAACCTCATCGGCTTTACGACCTCGCCAAGCGACGGTCGCTCGAGCCGCTACTGCACCGACGTCGGCAAGATCGTCGGTGCCCCCGTGCTGCACGTGAACGGCGAGGATCCCGAGGCGTGCGTCATGGCCGCCCTGATCGCCGTCGAGTACCGCCAGACGTTCAAGAAAGACATCCTGATCGACATGCTGTGCTACCGGCGTTTCGGCCACAACGAGCAGGACGAGGCCAGCTTCACCCAGCCCGTGCTGTACGGCCTCATCAAGAAGAAGGCCAGCGTGCTCAACGGGTACGCCGAACGGCTTCGCGAAGAGGGTGTGATCACCGACTCGGACATGGAGCAGATCCGCCAGCAGCTCGACGCCGCGCTCGAGCAGGCCCAGGATGCCGCCAAGCAATCGCCCTACGACCCGACCATTGATCCGGGGAGTGCCCGCTGGGTCGGCACGACGCACCAGTACACCTTCGAGGACAAGTCCACCGCCGTGGCGTTGGACACGCTCAAGGAGGTGTGCAACGCGATGGGCACCGTGCCCGACGACTTCCACGTGCATCGCAAGCTCAAGAAGCTGCTCAAGGATCGCAAGGAATTGCCCGAGACCGGCGACATCAGCTACGCCGACGCCGAGAGCCTGGCGTATGGCACGCTGCTGCTGGAAGGTGTCCCCGTCCGCTTGAGCGGCCAGGACAGCCAGCGCGGCACGTTCAGCCACCGCCACGCCGTGCTGGTCGATAGCGAATCGGCCGAGAACTACACCCCCTTGAACCACATGCGCGCCGTGGGCGAGTCGGGCACGAGCCTCGAGCCCCTGCAGCCGGGCCCCGACGGCCGCCAGGCGCAGGCCAAATTCTGCGTCTACGACAGCCCGCTGTCGGAATTCGGCATCATGGGCTTCGAGTACGGCTACGCCCTGAGCGATCCCAACATGCTCGTCGTCTGGGAGGCCCAGTTCGGCGACTTCGTCAACGGTGCCCAGGTCATCATCGATCAGTTCCTGACGAGCGCGGAATTGAAGTGGGACCGCTGGAGCGGCCTGGTGCTGCTGCTCCCCCACGGCTACGAGGGCCAGGGCCCCGAGCACTCTTCGGCCCGGCTCGAGCGTTTCCTCGAGGCGTGCGCCGACGACAACATCGAGGTGTGCTACCCGTCCACCGCCGCGCAGACGTTCCACATGTTCCGCCGCCAGGTGCGCCGGCCGTTCCGCAAGCCGCTGGTGGTGATGACGCCCAAGAGCCTCATCCGCACGAACACGAGCAAGATCGAGGAGCTCACCCGCGGCCGGTTCATGGAGATCATCGACGATCCCAACTTCGCCAGCGAACCGGCCAGCGACAACGGCAAGAAGGGCGCCAAGCCCGATCCCAACGCCGTCCGCGAGGTCGTGCTGTGCAGCGGCAAGGTCTATTGGGATCTGGCCAATCGTCGCGACGAGATCGGGCGCCAGGACGTCGCGATCATGCGCGTCGAGCAACTCTACCCGCTGCACAAGGATCTGATGCGGAAGGTGCTCGAGCAGTACCCCAAGGCCGAGCGCGTGACCTGGGCCCAGGAAGAGCCCCGCAACATGGGCGCGTACCTATTCATCGCCGACAAGATGCGCACCGAGCTGCGCGACCTGCTGCCCGACGGCGAGCTGCACTACGTGGGTCGCAAGGCCAGCGCCAGCCCGGCCACCGGCAGCAAGCGCCGCCACAAGGCCGAGCAGGAAAAACTGATCTGCGAGGCCATCGGCCCGCTCAACAAGGACGACGACAAGAAGGCCGAGCCCACGGGTCCGAAGCTCGTTCGTGCGTCGGCATAA